In one Stegostoma tigrinum isolate sSteTig4 chromosome 28, sSteTig4.hap1, whole genome shotgun sequence genomic region, the following are encoded:
- the ubxn10 gene encoding UBX domain-containing protein 10: MAAAEPTSRPPSGSKSISSFDLPLYPILKPNTNTMNIPRPKSAKGRSRPSSAYVQSPEICSDPIPVPSAFSDLSNSPPSSTLHPPNRITRVTNEDVPNLIHQVPSRPSSSLNRYKVLPSIGRRESSESGIRTIAQQTNKLNLHADLEQNLKSNKEKKPPPPLSKSRTSTTKTQVSQNPLLTLPDEPSESEPRLRLAVRYPSGQRFERCFRPSDTLQSILSVAEWKSNNNYANSVVETMDVPRRSFSDLSKTLEECGIQNKSVLCILQGEGN, translated from the coding sequence ATGGCAGCTGCAGAACCAACTAGTAGGCCACCCTCAGGGTCCAAAAGTATTTCTTCTTTTGATCTTCCCCTATACCCAATTTTAAAACCCAACACAAATACCATGAATATTCCAAGGCCTAAATCTGCCAAAGGTCGCAGTCGTCCCAGCTCTGCTTATGTTCAGAGTCCAGAGATTTGTTCAGATCCTATTCCTGTTCCATCGGCTTTTAGTGACCTAAGCAACAGTCCTCCATCTTCAACTTTACATCCACCCAACAGGATTACTCGAGTGACTAACGAAGATGTTCCAAATCTTATCCATCAAGTTCCATCTCGGCCATCCTCATCCTTAAATAGGTACAAAGTTTTACCGTCCATTGGAAGGAGAGAGTCCAGTGAAAGTGGAATAAGGACCATAGCACAACAAACCAATAAACTTAATCTGCATGCAGACcttgaacaaaatttaaaatcaaacaaGGAAAAGAAGCCACCCCCGCCACTCTCTAAGTCTAGAacttcaacaacaaaaacacaGGTATCTCAGAATCCATTACTCACTTTACCTGATGAACCATCAGAATCTGAGCCACGATTGCGACTTGCTGTGAGATACCCATCAGGCCAGAGATTTGAACGCTGCTTCAGGCCTTCAGACACGTTACAATCAATCCTGTCTGTGGCTGAATGGAAAAGTAATAATAACTATGCTAACTCTGTGGTTGAAACCATGGATGTACCTAGGAGAAGTTTCAGTGACCTGTCAAAGACACTggaggaatgtggaattcaaaataaaTCAGTTCTTTGTATCCTACAGGGTGAGGGCAATTAG